From Candidatus Binataceae bacterium, a single genomic window includes:
- a CDS encoding questin oxidase family protein, whose translation MSAANNGYPALDEALVTLAPNGPELRNTNSNHAPMAIEAMCAMGRGADALPWLERYQQQLTPRPPRFERIDQANWQAAIGDPRYTSDWFEFFRNELEERPWHEVVDAWAARLAAGTIAAALHGVIRTGHAARAIALEVNAQRKRELADGLAYWAAEYVSLPGKHRSAAHAMPAAAIMRVPTIPIERRGKFTSLTGAVTQLNSFNEFNSVIDAVDPASRDASSFVSDLTATFSRVYLANARDLLTTIAFIHTVTGPAALRWMLPCLGREATETALMHMWHASAALYSTFGTAPSSENIEPPSHTAEELIDRAIATGDEHAIKFTEVCLSESALNPCSEYLAAASHAVAMLSKTRAEISKKM comes from the coding sequence ATGAGCGCCGCCAATAATGGTTACCCCGCGCTCGACGAAGCGCTCGTGACGCTGGCACCCAACGGGCCCGAGCTTCGCAACACCAACTCGAATCACGCGCCGATGGCGATTGAGGCGATGTGCGCGATGGGCCGCGGCGCCGACGCGCTGCCGTGGCTGGAGCGTTATCAACAGCAATTGACGCCACGCCCGCCCCGCTTCGAGCGAATCGACCAGGCGAACTGGCAGGCAGCAATCGGCGATCCGCGTTACACGAGCGACTGGTTCGAGTTCTTCCGCAACGAACTGGAAGAGCGTCCGTGGCACGAAGTGGTTGATGCGTGGGCAGCCCGGCTGGCGGCCGGAACCATTGCGGCTGCGCTGCACGGTGTCATTCGCACGGGACACGCGGCCCGCGCGATCGCGCTCGAAGTAAATGCGCAGCGAAAACGCGAACTTGCTGACGGCCTCGCATATTGGGCCGCAGAATACGTGAGCCTGCCGGGGAAGCATCGCAGCGCAGCGCATGCAATGCCCGCGGCAGCGATCATGCGCGTTCCCACGATCCCGATCGAGCGCCGTGGCAAATTTACTTCGCTCACGGGTGCGGTCACTCAGCTCAACTCGTTCAATGAGTTCAACAGCGTTATCGATGCGGTTGATCCCGCTTCGCGCGACGCGTCGTCGTTCGTCTCGGATCTCACTGCGACCTTCTCGCGCGTGTACCTCGCGAATGCTCGCGACCTTCTGACCACGATCGCGTTCATCCACACGGTCACAGGTCCCGCCGCGTTGCGTTGGATGCTGCCGTGTCTCGGACGCGAAGCAACTGAGACCGCACTCATGCACATGTGGCACGCCTCAGCAGCGCTGTATTCGACATTCGGCACCGCGCCGTCTTCGGAGAACATCGAACCGCCGTCGCATACCGCCGAAGAGCTGATCGATCGCGCAATCGCGACCGGCGACGAGCATGCAATCAAGTTCACCGAAGTTTGTCTGAGTGAGAGCGCGCTGAACCCCTGTTCTGAGTATTTAGCCGCTGCATCGCATGCGGTCGCGATGCTGAGTAAGACGCGGGCTGAGATCTCAAAGAAAATGTAG
- a CDS encoding methyltransferase domain-containing protein: MASSVQRVFDLAAGDYDRARRRLVPGFDDFYRAAIDQIPFEREREFEVLDLGAGTGLMAAFVAYSFPNARITMSDISDAMLERARERFELGGERFRFLVSDHGTAELTGSYDVVISALSIHHLEDAQKAALMKRVYAVLREGGMFIQADQFRAATPELDRLHHQRWLTRARELGVGEKDLAQALERMKFDRNATLDDQLRWMREAGFRDVDCAYLHLIFTVYSGRK; encoded by the coding sequence ATGGCTTCCAGCGTTCAGCGTGTCTTTGACCTTGCGGCTGGCGATTATGATCGCGCGCGGCGGCGGCTGGTTCCGGGCTTCGACGATTTCTATCGCGCCGCGATCGATCAGATTCCGTTTGAGCGCGAGCGCGAATTCGAGGTGCTCGATCTGGGCGCCGGCACGGGCCTGATGGCGGCGTTCGTCGCCTACAGTTTTCCCAACGCGCGGATCACGATGAGCGACATCTCAGACGCGATGCTCGAGCGCGCTCGCGAGCGCTTCGAGCTCGGCGGCGAGCGTTTCCGCTTCCTCGTCAGCGATCACGGCACGGCGGAGCTTACAGGCAGTTACGACGTCGTTATCTCGGCGTTGTCGATTCATCATCTGGAGGATGCTCAGAAGGCCGCGCTGATGAAGCGGGTTTATGCCGTCCTGCGCGAAGGCGGTATGTTCATCCAGGCTGACCAGTTCCGTGCCGCGACTCCTGAACTCGACCGGCTGCATCACCAAAGATGGCTCACGCGTGCGCGCGAGCTGGGCGTCGGCGAGAAGGATCTCGCGCAGGCTCTCGAGCGCATGAAGTTCGATCGCAACGCGACCCTCGACGATCAACTCCGCTGGATGCGCGAAGCCGGCTTCCGTGACGTCGATTGCGCGTACCTGCATCTGATCTTCACGGTGTACTCGGGCCGCAAGTAG
- a CDS encoding amidohydrolase family protein, with amino-acid sequence MADYDLKITGGTIYDGTGAAPIEGDLAIKDSKIVAVGKALGSTSEMIDARGKVVSPGFVDIHTHYDAQIMWDRMMTISPWHGVTTIVMGNCGFGVAPTRPEHRGLIMRTLENVEGMSLKALETGLGYDWPFETFEQYMDAIEQRGTAINVGALIGHTPIRMYVMGEDATERPATEGEIAEMRSLVARGLDAGAVGFATSKAVTHVGYSGKPVPSRAAELAEIKALASVLGEKREGLMQVTVGRELFLREFAEIASEIHRPITWTALLAGMQMGGGVDHRTLLANSQKLCDQGLNIVPQVTCRPLNFEFQYKAPFIFESMPVFQPVSAADFEGKKKIYADPEFRKAFKARAGVGGEGAFANRWDSTTITYCPGEPALEERNLAEVARERGVDPIDLSLDLALASNLEARFRMAILNNVESDVAELLAAKNTVLGLSDAGAHASQLCDACFSTYLLSRWVREKRAISMERAIWMLTARPAEVFGITDRGRLAPGLGGDVTIFDPDKVGASSLRRVYDLPAGQDRLIADAYGIDAVVVNGKVIRREGQDQVSSDGPLPGKLLRHGHAAA; translated from the coding sequence ATGGCGGACTACGATCTGAAGATTACGGGCGGTACGATTTACGACGGCACCGGCGCGGCGCCAATCGAAGGCGACCTCGCTATCAAGGACAGCAAGATTGTCGCCGTTGGCAAGGCGCTCGGCTCGACGAGCGAGATGATCGACGCGCGTGGCAAGGTCGTGAGCCCTGGCTTCGTCGATATCCACACGCACTACGACGCTCAGATCATGTGGGACCGCATGATGACGATCTCGCCATGGCACGGCGTGACGACGATCGTGATGGGCAACTGTGGCTTCGGCGTCGCGCCGACGCGCCCCGAGCATCGCGGGCTCATCATGCGCACGCTCGAGAACGTCGAGGGCATGAGCCTGAAGGCGCTGGAGACCGGGCTCGGCTACGACTGGCCGTTCGAGACTTTCGAGCAGTACATGGACGCGATCGAGCAGCGTGGCACGGCAATCAACGTCGGCGCGCTCATCGGCCATACACCAATTCGCATGTACGTGATGGGCGAGGATGCAACCGAGCGGCCCGCAACCGAGGGCGAGATCGCCGAGATGCGCTCGCTCGTCGCGCGCGGCCTCGATGCCGGCGCGGTGGGCTTCGCAACCTCGAAAGCCGTCACGCACGTCGGCTACAGCGGCAAGCCGGTGCCGAGCCGCGCGGCCGAGCTCGCAGAGATAAAGGCGCTCGCATCGGTGCTCGGCGAGAAGCGCGAAGGTCTAATGCAGGTGACGGTCGGACGCGAGCTCTTCCTGCGCGAGTTCGCCGAAATCGCATCCGAGATTCATCGGCCGATCACATGGACGGCGCTGCTCGCCGGGATGCAGATGGGCGGCGGCGTCGACCATCGCACGCTGCTGGCGAACTCGCAGAAGCTGTGCGACCAGGGCCTCAACATCGTTCCGCAGGTGACGTGCCGCCCGCTCAACTTCGAGTTTCAGTACAAGGCGCCGTTCATCTTCGAGAGTATGCCGGTGTTCCAGCCGGTTTCGGCGGCCGACTTCGAGGGTAAGAAGAAAATCTATGCTGACCCCGAGTTCCGCAAAGCCTTCAAGGCTCGCGCCGGCGTTGGCGGCGAAGGCGCCTTCGCCAATCGATGGGACAGCACGACGATAACGTATTGCCCAGGCGAGCCGGCGCTCGAAGAGCGCAATCTCGCGGAAGTCGCGCGTGAGCGCGGCGTCGATCCGATCGATCTGTCGCTCGACCTTGCGCTGGCGAGCAATCTCGAAGCGCGCTTCCGCATGGCGATCCTGAACAATGTCGAAAGCGACGTCGCCGAGCTGCTCGCGGCGAAGAACACGGTGCTGGGCCTGTCTGACGCGGGTGCGCACGCGAGCCAGCTATGCGACGCGTGCTTCTCGACCTACCTGCTCTCGCGATGGGTCCGCGAAAAGCGCGCAATCTCGATGGAGCGCGCAATCTGGATGCTCACGGCGCGGCCCGCGGAAGTCTTCGGCATCACAGATCGCGGCCGGCTTGCCCCGGGCCTCGGCGGCGACGTGACGATCTTCGATCCCGACAAGGTCGGCGCCAGCAGCCTGCGCCGCGTCTACGATCTGCCCGCGGGCCAAGACCGCCTAATCGCCGATGCGTACGGCATTGACGCGGTAGTCGTCAACGGCAAAGTCATCCGCCGCGAAGGCCAAGACCAGGTGTCATCCGATGGCCCGCTCCCAGGCAAACTTCTACGTCACGGGCACGCCGCGGCGTAA